Proteins from one Chaetodon auriga isolate fChaAug3 chromosome 19, fChaAug3.hap1, whole genome shotgun sequence genomic window:
- the ptges gene encoding prostaglandin E synthase: protein MAVMIRNEVFSCFVFYAVLLIMKMYIIAIITGQVRLRKKAFANPEDALRHGGLQFHREDPYVERCRRAHRNDLENILPFLFLGAVYSMTGPSLAVARLHFVVFLVARVLHSVAYLLALRAPTRSLAYVVAQVPCVSMAVQILMAVAGYA from the exons ATGGCAGTCATGATAAGAAATGAAGTTTTCTCCTGTTTCGTTTTCTACGCCGTGCTTCTGATCATGAAAATGTACATAATCGCGATAATAACGGGCCAAGTGAGGCTGCGTAAAAAG GCTTTTGCCAACCCCGAGGACGCGCTGAGACATGGAGGTCTGCAGTTTCACAGAGAGGATCCGTATGTGGAGAGATGCCGGAG AGCTCATAGAAACGACTTGGAGAAcatcctccccttcctcttcctgggCGCTGTCTACTCCATGACTGGACCTTCACTGGCTGTGGCCCGCCTGCACTTCGTGGTCTTCCTCGTGGCTCGTGTGCTGCACAGCGTGGCCTACCTGCTGGCCCTGCGAGCGCCGACCCGCTCTCTGGCCTACGTCGTCGCACAGGTCCCTTGCGTCTCCATGGCTGTGCAGATCCTGATGGCAGTCGCAGGTTATGCCTGA